The region GCATTCAGAAGGAGTCTTCACAAACAGAAAGGCAAGAAACTGGGGAGTATTCCACCCAGCCTCCCCCAGATGTGACTCTACGGAAGTCAGTGGTGCGGGAGTGCCTGGGGTCACAATTCAGCCATtaattcttttaaatgaaagctaagattgtGGAGAAAACAGTCCACTCCACAGGAAAATAGCTAAGGCCCCAGATTGCCCGCTCTGGAGATGGGATATGGAGCCTAGTTTGGATGCTGCCCTGGCTGGGAGGGAGTGAAAGTCCTTCCCAACTGATAGCTtttcagtggcctatgtgaaagaATTTTGATGAGTCTCAGTCCAGCTCTTAGGGGATAGGTGTCCCCACATCACAGAAACCACCATGCCAACACCCACTAATTGACCCTCTTGTCTGGGCTGTAGAGGCTGGATTCTTCCTTCCCATCTCTCAGCTCAGGGCAGAGGCGCGTTGTTGGGTAGGACGCTGGCACGGCTGGCGTATTTTTATTAGCTTAGGGGTTTGGTCATTCCACCGGCACTAAACACCGGTTAATATCTCAGTGAAAAGGAGCGAGAGCCCCAGAAGCTTGGTGATCTGGCTGCCCCACGCCTCTTTAGCACTGAGTGCCTGGCATCCAGTGCATGACCTCAGACACTCTCCTTTCCGTGAGCTTTCTCCCGGTGCCCGTCTCTGGCTCATGCTCGCAGACCTTGGCACAACCTGATGTACACGCTGATCGTAAAGTAACCATCCCCGGGGTTTGCGGTTACTCCAGGGGAGCTTTGCCCAGCTGAGGGCAGCATTATTGGGCACCTGAGGTCTGCCTCTAATGTGGTTAAAACGAGCCAGTCACAGCTGCCATCATCTTTATGGAGATTACAGATCCCAACATGCCTTGCAGACCCTTGGGTTATTTGGCTCCTAGCTAGCCAGGCTGGGGACCAGGAAGCATCCCcagctggggccagcagcagacGTTTTCCTTGACCAGAGGAACTGGTGGCAGATTGGTCCAGGGTCTTGTCATGGCTGGAGCTGTCGGAGAGGCGCCTGGAAGTGCTGCATGATGGGACCGTCTGCAGGACACTGGCGGGAAGCAGATTCGTCCGCTTTATCCTGTGCCCAAGAGGGGGGATCCTTCCCACAAGCCATGTGGCCAGCACCAGGGGCAGGTACATGGGGTGGCTCCAGGCTGGCTGGGGTTCACTGCATCACTATGAGAGACACCATCAGCTTACAGCCCCTGGCTCTCCCCTTGTGCCCCCAGGCGGGCCTGGTGTCCCACTGGTTACTGCTGTTTATCTCCCTCCCTGAATGTCCCAGCAGTTAGTGCTCTGGACTGCCTGGCAGAGACCTGGCTGGAGATGGCAAGAAGGGAGGGTCACCCACTAGCAATCCCTCTGGTCTAGTGCTGCATAGCAAGGAGTCCTGGGGTGGGATGTGGGCTGACCCAGAACCTCCTCCCCCGGACACAGGGAGTCTCCTGTATCACTGTTTTAGGGTCTGGCATCACCAGCGTGAGAAACATGTCTCTGCTAGAGTCAGGGGGCACTCCCCAACCCCAATGAAGGAAAGGAactccccccccgcaacccccacTCAATTGGGGGACACCCTGGCTGCCCTCTGTGGTGGGTTGGGAAACTGCTCCCTCCCGCTGTCTGTTTGGACTCTCCTCTGATTCCTTCTTTGATTCCCAGGTCTCCGGGACTCTCTGCCCCCTCAGCCCAGCAGTGCTTCTCGGGGGGCCTTTCAGACCAGTCCTTAGCCATGGCACCTgcttctccctgggctgctgaaAGACCTAGGTGCTGGCAGGGCTCTGGGATGTCGTACCCGTCCGTCCCTCTGGCTCGCTTCCCAGATCTCCATGGGGGCCCTCCCTCATGGGACAGCCCCAGCCTGCACTCTGGGGCATCACTCTTGGGCCCGGGAGAGGTCCTGATGGATGAGCAGTTGCTGCTGGCCGGGATCCAGGCCTCCCTGAAGGACGCCAGCCTGGAGGCTGCCGTGGGAGGAGTGCAGCTTTCCAAATCCTCTGTCTCCTCTCTGCGGTAAGGGGCATGGCCGGGGGCGGGGAAGGTGATGCctgggggatggagagggaggCGCCCCTTAGTGACCAGTGTGGAGCAGAGAGCAGACCCTTCAGCCCACTTGGCTTCTAACCCAGAGCCAAACTGGGGGGCTCTTTGGGCAGCACCCACTGAGCCTGAGAGCACAGCGTGGGCTGCCCTCTGGTTCCCTCCATCTCTGCCGGCTGCAGCTCCTGGTGCAGCTTGTTCATGCTCCATGGCTCCCCCCGCCAAGGTCCTCTCATGCTGACCTGGCCAGATTGGGCTAGCTCAACCCTGCTGAGTGACAGCCACAGGCAGAGCATTGCACGTGAGGAGCTGTGGAGTCTCGGGCCACCTGATGGGCAGGCAGGCTGCTGTCTGCGCCATTGCATGCGTGTTTGTTGGGCATGGACCCTGCGGGAGTGTGGGCAGCCCACCAGCAACCACAGAGCCATCCCCATCAAACAGGCCTGAAttctccccacctgcccctgctttccctgcccagccccatgtACCCACCCACAGTCCGAAGGtttcttcaaaaaagaactagataagttcacggaggatcagtccatcaatggctattgggcagggatggtgtccgtagcctctgtttgccagaagctgggaatgggcaacaggggatggataatttcatagaatcatagactttaaggtcagaaggtacgattgtgatcatctagtctgaccccctgcacaatgcaggccatggaattgcacccaccaactcctgtaacaaacccctaacttatgtctgagctattgaagtcctcaaatcatggtttaaagacttcaaggtgtagtgaatcctccagcaagtgaccccgtgcctcatgctgcagagaatGGCaaaggccctgggggttttttgcctatctgccctgggggaaaattccttcctgaccccaaatagggcgatcagctaaaccctgagcatgtgggcaagactcacgagccagacacccaggaaaggattctctgtagtaactcagatcccaccctatctaacatcccatcacaggccattgggcatatctaccgctagtagtcaaagatcaattaattgccaaaattaggctatcccatcatatcatcccttccataaatttatcaagcttagtcttgaagccagatatgtcgcTTGACCCCactgttccccttggaaggctgttccagaacttcactcctctgatggttagaaaccttcgtctaatttcaagtctaaatttcctgatggccagtttatatccatttgttcttgtgtccacgttgatactgagcttaaataattcttctccctccatggtatttaatcctctgatatatttagagagagcaatcctatctcccctcagccttcttttggtcaggctaaacaagccaagctctttgagtctcctttcataagacaggttttgcattcctcggatcatcctggtagcccttctctgtacctgttccagtttgaattcatccttcttaaacatgggagaccagaactgcacacagtattccagatggggTCTCAccggtgccttgtataacggtactaacacctccttatctctactggaaatacctcgcctgatgcatcccaagaacgcattagcttttttcatggccatatcacattggcggctcatagtcatcctgtggtcgaccagtactccgaggtctttctccttctctgttactTCCATGTAacgcgtccccagtttataacagaaattcttattattaatccctaaatgcatgaccttgcacttttcactattacatttcatcctattactccagtttacaaggtcatccagaccttcctgtatgatatcccggtccttctctgtattggcaataccacccagctttgtgtcatccacaaactttattagcacattcccgctttttgtgccaaggtcagtaataaaaaggttaaataagattggtcccaaaattgATCccggaggaactccactggtaacctccttccagcctgacagttcacctttcagtgtgacccgttgtagtttcccctttaaccatttccttatccacctttcagtttttgtattgacccccatcttttccaatttagctaataattctccatgtggaactgtatcaaacgccgtactgaaatcgaggtaaattagatccactgtgttccctttgtctaaaaaatctgttaccttctcagagaaggagatcaggttggtttggcacgatctaccttttataaaaccatgttgtattttgtaccaattaccattgacctccatgtccttaactactttctccttcaaaattttttccaagaccttgcatactgcAGATGTCAAAcgaacaggcctgtagttacccggattgctttttttacctttcttaaaaataggaactatgttagcaatttttcactcatttgatgattacctgttctgttcattcatagaatgtcagggttggaagggacttcaggagatcatctagtctgacccccctcctcaaagcagggccaatccctaatttttgccccagatccctaaatggccccctcaaggattgagctcacaaccctgggtttagcaggctaatgctcaaaccactgagctatcccttccccctctggggcacctggtattggtcactgtcagaagacaggatactgggctagatggacctttggtctgacccagtctggccattcttatggccTCTGTTCCCCTCGttccccaggctgcagcagctggagaggaTGGGCTTCCCCACAGAGCAGGCGGTGGTGGCGCTGGCAGCCACGGGCCGAGTGGAGGGGGCCGTCTCACTGCTGATCGGAGGCCAGATCGGGGACAAGGCCGTGGTGACGTTGGAGAGCAGGCCAGCCTGCAGTGAGCATCTGCTTCCCACAGAGCAAGCCATACCCACCACAGAATAAAGGGCTCCAGTAATTAACAGCAGAAATAACGGCCCAAAGCTGAGCCATCGTGTTTGAGATCACCAGGCCCCCAGGGAAGGAAGAGAGCAAAGCCCATTACCGGAAGCACCATGAGCTTGGGGGCCTGCACCCTCTATCTGAAGATGTGGGAGTCCTGTAGGGCTCAgctccaggcctgggctccctTGGGAACGGCTGTGTGAGAGGACGGGGAAACAGGAGAGGTGAGGCCGGTTCTgagctgggtgctgcagggaggaagAGCAGTTGCATGACTGAGGCATGGCTCGGGCTGTGCAGAGGAGTCACGTGCAGCATGGTGCCTCCTACCTCCTCCATCCCTTCTCTTGTGCCAGCCCCCACAGGCTCCGGCCTCTTGTTTTCTGCCTGACCCATCCCTTCCTTGGTAAGGCCGTGCTAAATTTTAACATGAGTTAGCAGCCAGGCTAGTACAGGCTATTCTGGTCCTCCCAAATGTTTGTTCCAGGGCACAAGCCTTTATGATTTGGGCTGGTATTCAAGCCGTGTCCTGGAACTCACAGGGAGCATCCACGCTAGCATGGGCAAATATATTAGCTAATTGGTGACTGAGTAACTGGCATTAggaagcaccagtgtagacagatCCTGTCACTAGCTGAGGTTGGGGGTGAGGccagcagtgggggcaggagcaCCGAGGAACTCCACAGCCCAGGGAGCTCCAGGTTTAATGCTGCTGCCGGGGGCAGGGGATGCTAGAAAATAGGCAAGATCCATGCTTGTGTCCTCTGGAGCCTAAACTCTGCCACACATCGCATCGTCCCAGGCAGTCCCATGGCATTCAGGGTGGGGGGTTATGTCACCAGCAGTCTGGGAATCCTAAACAGTAACTAACATCCCGCAGCATGTGGCTGAGCTCCCCAAAGGCCGACTCCCCTGGAAAGCAGAGGGGAGGGCTAGCCAGGGAAAGGtgcctgccagctcccagcccattGCCTGGAAGGTGGAACCTGCTTTCTCTGCCTGCCCTCTGGTTGGCTTTACCAAGGTGTTGGCTTCTGGACCTACCAGCTGCTGACATGATGGTGCCCTGCCTACATGGGATTCACCTGGAGACCACCAGCATCATCCCCCTTCAGCTCCTTTCCAGCCTTGGTCTATCTTGCCACAGGCTGTGAGAGCCAGCGAGCCCTGCCACCATTGCTAAGGGCCCCTGCAGAAGTGCCTGCTGCCTGGCCAGCTGGACGTGCCTGCCTGGGGAGCTACCTGTGGACCCCTGGAGGTGACCTGTTGCTGTTCTTTGCCGGAGAAATAAAGTTTCACCAAaccctggggaggctgctggctgctctcaTTGCCTGTGGCCAGGCTTGGCCAGTCGTTTGTTTCCTTCAGGTCCTTCCCTTGGTGCAGCCTGTGGGTGAGGACGAAGTGGGAGCGCCGAGCCTCTAGCCAGCGTCCTTCCTGGCTGCAGCCAATGCCCGTCAGCGGTgcgagccccctgctccccaccccagctctagaAGCACAGCCAGACTGCCGTGCCGCGGGAGCTTAGTGACACGTTTTAATGACCTTTAGACCATTTGTCCTGCGGCTGGCCAGGATCACAAGCATACACAATACAAAGGCAGGTTCCCTCCCCAGCCGCTCGTGCAGTTAGCAGCAGGGTTGCACCGGGTGCTGGCTTGAGATGGGCCTCCCCGCGAATGACCCCAGACTTCCCTGCTTCTGGCCCGTCTCCCCATTTGACAGCAACTCTCCCAGTTGTTAGTGGGTGCTCAGGGCCCACAGGGAAGGGCATACACAGCAGCCAGGACATCAGGGAGGATGGTgggaggtggggcaagggtgtgtGGCTGCTAGATAGGTTTTGGTTATGTCTCTCCCCTCCCTAGCCATCCTTAGCTGTGGGGATGCTGAGTTCCCTGACTGATcaaggaggtggagcagggaatgGAGGCCTGGCCCCCTGCCTACATCCAGCCATGGTGACTGCCCCTTGGTGACACTTTGGCCTCCAGGGGAAAGATCCCTCCACGCTGGGGGAAGGtgcccagggtggggctggggatgctggAAGGGGACCTGcctgaggctcagctggagccccaCCCAGGGGTGGTAGCTGCCCCTGCTCCGGAAGAACCGTTGCTCCAGGTAAAGCCTTTGTGGGGTAAGAAGCGGGCATATGTTGGGTGCAGCTGAGCTGCTTGAACCAGTGAGCACCACCTGGGGTGTAGGGTGCCCCCGCCTCAGTGGGTTCCAGCATCTCAGCCCCATCTCTGTGCACACTCACAGCAGCTGGCATGGGGGCCTGGCTGCTCCCCACATGCTTTGGGGGAAGAATGGGCTGGATGATGGAAGCCCCACAGCTGTTCCCTGGGCCTGAGACAGGCCTGGGTACTCTAAGATGAGAGGTGGCCACATGGGTAATTACCCCCCCGGTGCCTTTGCTGAACACAGGCCGAGGGCAGGCTGGCTGCTGAGCCAGAGGGGCCCGTGGCAGCCAAAGCCCAGCACGGCAGTGTTTGAGCAGGTGTACGCTCTAGCCTGGCTCAGCCTGCTTAGCTTGGTTTTCAGTGGCCAGCTGGGTCACCCCACCTTGGTGCTCGTGTTCAGAGGTATGGGCAGAGCTGCCTTGCAATGCCAGCGCTGCTCAGGGGCTGCCGGGGCCCAAACCCATACCGGGGTAACGGCCTGGTGGAGAGCCTGGCGCTGGGCAGCACTACACctgtcccagcagcccctgctctggggatgggttCACTGGTGAAAAGGCAGGAACTTGGCTCCACGGGAGCTGAGCCAATCCCTGGGGACTGGGAAGGGCCAAGGCaccatcccctgcaccccctcgGTGGGGGAGCCAAGACTGAATTCCTGGGGACTGCCCAGGATAAACCCTCTGCAGTTTGGGAGCAGAAGGGCGAGCGACGCCCTCTCTCCCAtccctgccaggctggggagctACAGGCCAAGGGCACCATGGAGACATCCCACACAATAGCACCTAGAGATAAAGAGCGCCCCCTGCAGGACAGTGAGGGgagcctggggtagggggtgcTGGAGACACGaggaggcagccagcagggggtcAGTTAGTATACACATAGCACTGGTTACAGGCCTCTTTCGAAAGAGCACAAATAAATACAATGTCATGCCGGCCAGCCCCACGTCCTGGGACGGATCCTCGAGCATTTCTTCGTGCGACAGTCCAGagtgatgtggggggggggagggagtgtgccCAAGGGGGCCTTAATGCTTGGGGAGATGACTCCCGCTCACACCCCGAGGGGTGGGCTGCCCCCTCTTCACTTGCTTTCATCCTCGGCCTTCTGGGCCAGCTGGCGTGGGACGATTCTGTAGGCTGCCAGCCTGTCGCGCTTGCCCCGGTGGAAGCTGGGGGCGCTAGTGGGGAAGGGTTCGGCGCCTGAACCTGGCTCTGGCTCtagcaggggaagggaagaaaagcaGAGTCAAACCCAGCCGTTTCGCCACTGACACCCAACCAGGGAGTTTGGAAGAGCGCAGGGCATTGGCTCTGTTGACCATTGGAGTCAGTGTCCAGCTACTCCTTGGCCATAGTGTGGTGCCAGCGTACTCGTGGCCTAGGCAGAGCACCCAGCAGCCAGGTGCCCGCTCTGGTGCAGGCCAAAGCCCTGGGCGTGGGCTGGTCTCATGGGTTGGCCAGGTTCTGTCAGCCTCCCTGCCTTTGCGGACAGCAGCAGCGATAAAGCGGCAGAGTTCAGCCCCGAATCTCCCCGAATCCCAGGGTTTGGTTGTGCCATCGCCAAGGACAGGCCCATTGTGGCCAGGCATGTGCCTGACACAGCAGAGGTGGCTGTTTCAGAAGAGCAGCCAAGGAGAGAATGGTGCCCTTATTTGAATCCATATGATGGAGCCAGGTTTTTTCCCAGGGAAAGAGGGGGGGGCACAGTGCTGGTGCTCCTGGGGGGCCctaaattggctggggcccctgggcatgggcctgTGCATTAGTCTGCCACTGCCTGGAACCCTTTGGAGCCTGCCCTCCCGCGTGAAGGCGTATGTGGtcagctctgggctctggcttCCCCTTCCAGGTCTGGGAGAGGCTGTTTGTCACTTCACATCCCCGCTCTCCAGCCAGGTGAGGTATGCGGCATGTAGACAAAGGAGTCAAGGCCCAGCGCCTCATGGGGGGCAGCTAAAGACCTTCATGGGTCTGTGTCTAAGTGCTCACTCCCCATTGCAGTCACTACAGGGGGCGAGAGAACGGGGGAATGCTCCAAGCTAAGCAGTTGGCTGGGGATGGCGGGCGACCACAGAGCCCATGTTAATGCAGCACCTCCTGGGCTCAGCCAGGCTCTGGTGCCATGAGCTAATGGCTCCGCTGGGCTCAGAGCTCGGGGGCTGCCCGGTTAGATGGCATTCACGCTACAGCCTCTGCAATGGCAGCTGAGAGGAGCGTTAATGACAATGGGGGGTGGGATTCTGCTCCCACGGAAGCCAGCGCATGCTAGGCTTTAGACTCTGCAGGAAGTGGCCAGAAGACCCTGCTGTGGTGGGCTTGGCACTTCCAGCCCACTACACTGACCATCTGCACCTGCGATTTTCCAGCATCCCTGGCCACAGGCAGGTAACACACATTGTGCAGGACCATGATCAAGGCAGCATCTATTCCCATTCAGAGCCGTTTGTCGTGCCCTttctcctgcagggcagaggaaaggAAACCCTCCTCCAAGCTAAACCACGAATGGTCAGTGCACCTGAGTGACACCCAGTGCAGACGCCCAAGGCCCTCTTGTGCCATAGCTCATGCTGCGAAGTGCCAATGGCACCGCGAGAggagccccacagagctgcaggaCAGACCCATGCAGACGTGCCCTGCAGTCTGAGTTAGGGATGCCCCATTTGTGGCTTCAAGTACTAgcacctctccccatccccagctggcAGTTACGAGACAGGAAGGGTTGTATCAGCACCTAACTGGAATCCCAACCATCTGGCTCCAAACACACAGAGGAGTTGTCATCCACAGACTCGGCATGCAAAGGGGAGCCCATGGATACAACGGGGTCCCCATCAAAGGGCTGGCTCCAAGCGGCCCAGCCATTCAAGGAGTCCAGCTCACACAGTTCAGAAATCATGCTGAGGAAGAACAGAGTAGGAAAAGTTGAGCCTCTTGTTACCTGGCCAGATGATGGCTTCCAGCAAGGTGACCCTTCTAGCCAGGAGCTCCAGCTGGGCCTGCTGCTGTAGGAAGGATTGTAAGCTAATGGCCTAGTGGAGATCGAGAAGAGCACAGAGTGCGAATTCATTCACCCTcgatggaggaagggagggggatcCGTCACTGAGGGCTGAGTCAGGGAACCAGGACAGCAGCTTGGAGGCCTGGGGGAGGAACTTCCTCTGTGAGGAGAAGGGATCCCCAAGGGATCTCAGATGGCTCCAGCCAGGCGATTGCTCCTGTACGCCCTTTGGAGGACGGGTGCTTTGCACAGGTTAAAtgctctcccctctctccctggtGTCAGGGCCAGCAGGCTGTTctgaggagcaggaggcaggttCCATGCTGTTGGATGCACACCACCAGGCTCCAGGGGAGAAGGCTGCAAGGCTCTCACCAGGAGAAGACAGGGTCAGACCTctagctcccactgaactcagagTCCAGGTGGGAACAGAGAGAATCCTTTACTCCTGCACTCAGATCCATCCCCCTGAACAGGGAGCAGCTCTGGGGTTCCCTAACTCTCCTGGCTCCCTCTGCTCAGCCAGCACTTGCCTCCTCTTTCGGGCCCTCCCAGAATGTTATGCTGTTGTGGGAGGCTCCCCCGCTGCATCCGTGGATGAACCCCCTGCCCCCGGGCCTCCTGCTCTCCTTTCCTATTAACTCCTCTCCCGCCTCCTCACGTCCCTCAGCCCTGATCATTACTCCAAGTGCTGCGGGAGGCAGTGGCTGGGAAAGGTCCAGCACAAAAAGAAGGGATTCTGATGTGGCAGCCCCATACAATGACCCCAGTCCTTTCACCATTAAAGGGCACCAACCTGGATGCCACTGGAGACTGAGGGGCTGTTTTTAGTTCATccttaaaaatatttcaatgtCATTTTAAAGGTGCTTCTCCTCTGCCCAAGAGAGCCTCTGCCATGTGTTCAGGGTGTAGGTGCCTTGGTGCAGGGGCCATCTTTTCACTGGGAACCTGTAcggcacccagcacaatggggccccaacaCAAATATTAAAGCACCATAAGAGAAAGGGAAATCTGTAATTAACAATCCCGTCAGCCTGCTGCCACTAGGGAGGCATTCTCCAACTGCAGGCAGATCCCTGGGGAACTCCCCAGTACTCAGTCCCTAGCCATGCCCCGCAGGTCCATTCACCGCAGTGggagctgccccttccccactgagTACAGATGCATCCAAGCGGCCCGTCCCCACGGCGCTGGTCTAGCTGCACTCCCTGGCGATGTCAGTGCCTGGGTGCGTGGGTTGAGGTTTGGGGGTGTGCTGTTGTCCTGGTTCCCGTGACCCTCCCCCAGTGCGGTGGAGGTCTGGGATtttcctcctccagcagctccaggACATCAGCGGGTGGGAGGCCACTGTGAGGCCATCAAAGCCTGGGTTTCCACAGTTGCCCTAAGCCCTGTTGAAGCGGGATGATGTCATCTTAGGCAACACTGCCGACCCACATGGCAGGCGGACTAAATCCCACCGGCTGCCATCAACAAACAGGCAAAGCTCCCAGTGCAGGGAGGTGTGGGGACagcaagccccagccccagcccaccccacagcctgacTCACTGGCCCTCCTTGCACCATGGGGCTGCGCAGTACCATGGGCTGGAAGCAGGGAGCACTGTTTGTGTGGTGGCAGCGTGCGTGGGCGCTCCCgcgtcctgccctgcccctcgcTGGGAGCTCAGCCCCACACCAGCAGCCTGGAATTCTGTCCTCCTGTCTGTCTCTACTCACCATAAAGCCCAATCATTGTTTCCAAGATTAAAACCCTCTCAGCTAAAATCTTCAAAGCCTCTCGGAGCTGGTGTAACCCCTCCCCCTGTGGACGAAAGAGACAGATCCAGCCGTGAAGGGAATGCCCGCGGGTGCACTCCGACCCCCGGGACCTCAggcaaagtggggggggggggaagaagagggatgAACAGCCCAGCCGCCCTCTCTCGAGGGGGTGTGGGCAGCTGGTTAAaaagcccctcctgccccagctgggcaCTGACATAACAGGCATGCACATGCTGACCtcagggagcaggctgggctgggtggCATTCTGCAGCATTCACCTGGCACAGCTCATGACAAACACacatgctgctggggagggaagaGCTAGGTCAGCTCATGGGGGACACGGGAAGAGCCTGAGTCTCAGATTAAGCAGCAGCCCTCTGGCTGAATCCCATCGCTGGCCACTAtcccctgtcccttccccccacccctgcaggtgCGAGTCCAGCCCAGCCAGGTAGCCCCAGCTCACCAAGCCCCATGATCCCTCGTGCAGCATGGCTGCCATGCCCTGGCCTagagttggctgcatttcagagcttg is a window of Natator depressus isolate rNatDep1 chromosome 15, rNatDep2.hap1, whole genome shotgun sequence DNA encoding:
- the RHBDD3 gene encoding rhomboid domain-containing protein 3 — translated: MLPRRHRTWMWGLEGPPLASVTLMLLLGIFWLLGVCENLSLAPALLFRHFQVYRLATYCLCHTDPALLLLNVLLFPVLGWRQERHQGTLRYLHASLLSAVISAVLYLVLAGLWAPPPAAASGYTPVHLAMLGRRLALRSRAGATGQVRAVALPWLLLAFSQLLSPGCPFLLHLSGALTGLAYWSRVLSWLELSERRLEVLHDGTVCRTLAGSRFVRFILCPRGGILPTSHVASTRGRSPGLSAPSAQQCFSGGLSDQSLAMAPASPWAAERPRCWQGSGMSYPSVPLARFPDLHGGPPSWDSPSLHSGASLLGPGEVLMDEQLLLAGIQASLKDASLEAAVGGVQLSKSSVSSLRLQQLERMGFPTEQAVVALAATGRVEGAVSLLIGGQIGDKAVVTLESRPACSEHLLPTEQAIPTTE